The proteins below come from a single Candidatus Bathyarchaeota archaeon genomic window:
- a CDS encoding MBL fold metallo-hydrolase produces the protein MSIQKNPQANTVYFVWLNQYSGILLKTPTVTLAIDPADIKPKSLPALDAILITHEHYDHLDQPLIAALQAATNCQVIADAASAQKLQLNIPPSKLRSVKPGDQVQVGAVTVKAQKCNHNAKAPVTYIVTSEDNLKIYHTADSLPFGELALLAQKEQFDVVFCSVGIAPGASPKSGFEIARLTKPPLAVPYHAGSERSLNEFAALIKRDLPKTACLVPQLNRIYQVSKGSEKE, from the coding sequence TTGTCCATCCAAAAAAACCCCCAAGCTAACACTGTCTATTTTGTGTGGCTTAACCAGTACAGCGGCATCCTGCTTAAAACCCCCACCGTAACCCTCGCCATCGACCCCGCAGACATCAAACCCAAAAGCCTCCCAGCCCTCGACGCCATCCTAATCACGCATGAACACTACGACCACCTCGACCAGCCCCTAATCGCCGCGCTCCAAGCAGCCACCAACTGCCAAGTAATCGCCGACGCAGCCTCAGCCCAAAAACTCCAACTCAACATCCCCCCCAGCAAGCTCCGCTCGGTCAAACCCGGCGACCAAGTCCAAGTCGGCGCAGTAACCGTGAAAGCCCAGAAATGCAACCACAACGCCAAAGCCCCCGTCACCTACATCGTGACCAGCGAAGACAACCTCAAGATATACCATACCGCCGACAGCTTGCCCTTTGGGGAGCTAGCGTTGTTGGCGCAGAAGGAACAGTTTGACGTGGTCTTCTGCTCGGTGGGGATTGCGCCTGGAGCCAGCCCCAAATCGGGGTTTGAGATTGCCCGCCTCACCAAGCCGCCGCTTGCTGTGCCCTACCATGCTGGTTCAGAGAGAAGCCTAAACGAGTTTGCTGCGTTGATTAAGCGGGATTTGCCTAAGACGGCATGTTTGGTTCCTCAGCTAAACAGGATTTATCAGGTTTCTAAAGGAAGTGAGAAAGAGTGA
- the pyrE gene encoding orotate phosphoribosyltransferase yields MNTEKVSVDKKSQMANILYKIDAVKFGVFQLSSGKASPYYIDLRVIPSFPDAFREICDFYAAAISSQLGLKSFDRIAGIPLAGIPFASQIAYNLQKPFLYVRKDIKLHGRERRVEGILVSGDRVLLLDDLLTTGLTLKNAVEAVRAEGGVVSDAVVFLDREEGGDELLAASGVTVHALLKISEVANTLYDIGAIDRESLKTILKQTKKR; encoded by the coding sequence GTGAATACAGAAAAAGTAAGCGTGGACAAGAAAAGCCAGATGGCAAACATCCTCTACAAGATAGACGCAGTGAAATTCGGGGTCTTCCAGTTATCCTCAGGCAAAGCCAGCCCCTACTACATCGACCTCCGAGTCATACCCAGCTTCCCCGACGCCTTCAGAGAAATCTGCGACTTCTACGCCGCCGCCATCAGCAGCCAGCTTGGACTTAAAAGCTTCGACCGCATCGCCGGCATCCCCCTAGCAGGCATACCCTTTGCCTCGCAAATTGCCTATAACCTCCAAAAACCTTTCCTCTACGTCCGCAAAGACATAAAACTCCACGGCAGAGAACGACGCGTAGAAGGCATCTTGGTTTCAGGCGACAGGGTATTGCTGCTTGATGACTTGTTGACAACTGGTTTAACGTTGAAGAACGCGGTGGAAGCGGTTCGAGCCGAGGGCGGAGTGGTGTCTGATGCGGTGGTGTTTTTGGACCGCGAGGAAGGCGGAGATGAACTGCTTGCGGCAAGCGGCGTTACGGTGCATGCGCTGCTAAAAATCAGTGAGGTAGCGAACACACTCTATGACATAGGCGCCATCGACCGGGAAAGCCTCAAAACCATACTTAAACAGACAAAAAAACGTTAA